One window of Triticum dicoccoides isolate Atlit2015 ecotype Zavitan chromosome 5A, WEW_v2.0, whole genome shotgun sequence genomic DNA carries:
- the LOC119298420 gene encoding mechanosensitive ion channel protein 6-like has protein sequence MDQVQRKSILRSAKPLSRTRSEELSMLSDLGQRRDVVLNIDGNGNGPGADVLGAAGKPTASRKLSTAASSPSHSQGWADASFDFWRNEGGHARRVDDFSFKNRPASPQPQASSPSLSPKKKAAEVGEDPPARLIGNFLGKQKAAEAELLDLDMETDDIGRSSHSHPFSSNSRDRDAPRVSFKDRQMSSSSSSGSDSDTGGIKPAGDDGIRNTSTPTPAGPRPLLRAKTRSRLTDPPPRSSVAVDEERKKSSALRPPKSGQFSGRITGKPGQRRKSGPMEEEEEDDDDPFTDADIPDDFNRGKLGALTILQWLSLVLIIGALVCSLTVRPLSRKKLWELHLWKWELLVFVLICGRLVSGWAIRIAVFGVERNFVLRKRVLYFVYGVRGAVQNALWLGMVLASWHFLFDEGTNTAVLPYVTKVLLCLLVATLVRLVKTLLLKVLASSFHVSTYFDRIQEALFNQYVIDTLSGPQLVDEDYVIAEVRELQRAGADIPKELHPALPTKNLSEQRGTRVSGLISKGGGINPLSKEKKRREADEGITIDKLHRLNQRTVSAWNMKRLVKIVRFETLATMDEQIQQATAGEGAESGTQIHTEYEAQLAAKKIFHNVAKHGSKHIYLADLMRFMKQEEAIKAMHLFEGAQEHCRVGKKSLKNWVVKAFRERKALALTLNDTKTAVNKLNQMANVVVGLIVSALWLLILGVATTQFFVFLSSQLLVAVFVFGNTLKTIFEAIIFLFVMHPFDVGDRCEIEEVQVVVEEMNIMTTVFLRYDNLKIYYPNSVLATKPIFNFYRSPDMGEGVDFSIHVATPMEKLTLMKERILRYIDSKKEHWYPGAMVVLRDVDDTNKLKVSIWLRHRLNFQDMGMRFVRRELVLQEMIRVLRDLDIEYRMLPLDVNVRNAPPLQSTRMPTTWNYS, from the exons ATGGACCAGGTGCAACGGAAGAGCATCCTGAGGTCAGCAAAGCCGCTGTCGCGGACGCGGTCGGAAGAGCTGTCCATGTTGTCCGACCTCGGTCAGCGACGGGACGTGGTTCTGAACATCGATGGGAACGGCAACGGCCCCGGCGCGGACGTCCTCGGAGCGGCGGGGAAGCCGACAGCCAGCAGGAAGTTGTCCACCGCCGCCAGCTCGCCGTCCCACTCCCAGGGGTGGGCCGACGCGAGCTTCGACTTCTGGAGGAACGAGGGCGGCCACGCGCGCCGCGTCGATGACTTCAGCTTCAAGAATCGGCCGGCGTCACCGCAGCCGCAGGCATCGTCCCCTTCGCTCTCGCCGAAGAAGAAGGCGGCGGAGGTCGGCGAGGACCCGCCCGCGCGCCTCATCGGGAACTTCCTCGGGAAGCAGAAAGCGGCCGAGGCCGAGCTGCTCGACCTCGACATGGAGACGGACGACATTGGGAGGTCGTCACACTCACACCCGTTCTCATCCAACTCCAGAGATCGGGATGCGCCGCGTGTCTCCTTCAAGGACCGCCAGATGTCCTCGTCCTCTTCATCCGGCTCCGATTCCGATACCGGAGGCATCAAGCCCGCCGGCGACGACGGAATACGCAACACCTCCACTCCCACTCCAGCGGGACCGAGACCATTACTACGAGCCAAGACGCGCTCCCGGCTCACGGACCCGCCGCCGCGGTCATCCGTGGCCGTCGACGAGGAGCGCAAGAAGTCGTCCGCCTTGCGCCCTCCCAAGTCCGGCCAGTTTTCTGGGCGTATAACCGGCAAACCCGGCCAGCGGCGCAAGTCGGGccccatggaggaggaggaggaggacgacgacgacccCTTCACAGACGCCGACATCCCCGACGACTTCAACCGCGGGAAGCTGGGCGCTCTCACCATACTGCAGTGGCTCAGCTTGGTGCTCATCATCGGGGCACTAGTGTGCAGCCTCACAGTAAGGCCCTTGTCACGGAAGAAGCTCTGGGAGCTGCACCTCTGGAAGTGGGAGCTCCTCGTGTTCGTGCTCATCTGTGGCCGCCTCGTCTCCGGCTGGGCCATCCGGATCGCGGTCTTCGGCGTGGAGCGCAACTTCGTGCTGCGGAAGCGCGTGCTCTACTTCGTGTACGGCGTACGCGGCGCCGTGCAGAACGCGCTCTGGCTCGGCATGGTGCTCGCCTCCTGGCACTTCTTATTCGACGAAGGCACCAACACGGCGGTGCTGCCCTACGTGACCAAGGTGCTGCTCTGCCTCCTCGTCGCCACGCTCGTCCGCCTCGTCAAGACGCTTCTCCTCAAGGTCCTCGCCTCGTCCTTCCATGTCTCCACATACTTTGATCGGATCCAGGAGGCGCTGTTCAACCAGTACGTCATCGACACACTGTCCGGGCCACAGCTGGTCGACGAAGACTACGTGATCGCTGAGGTGCGTGAGCTCCAGCGCGCCGGCGCAGACATCCCGAAAGAGCTACACCCCGCCTTGCCAACCAAGAACCTATCGGAGCAAAGGGGCACCCGGGTCTCGGGTTTGATCTCCAAGGGAGGTGGAATCAATCCGTTGTCGAAGGAGAAGAAACGGCGTGAGGCTGATGAAGGCATCACCATTGACAAGCTCCATAGGCTCAATCAGAGAACCGTCTCGGCGTGGAACATGAAGAGGCTGGTGAAGATTGTTCGTTTTGAGACGCTCGCCACAATGGATGAGCAGATCCAGCAAGCAACGGCAGGGGAAGGGGCTGAGTCAGGGACACAGATTCACACTGAATATGAGGCGCAGCTGGCCGCCAAGAAGATCTTTCACAACGTAGCCAAGCATGGTTCCAA GCACATATACTTGGCAGACTTGATGCGCTTCATGAAGCAGGAGGAAGCCATCAAAGCTATGCACCTTTTTGAAGGAGCACAGGAGCACTGTAGGGTCGGCAAGAAGTCTCTCAAGAACTGGGTG GTGAAGGCATTTAGAGAGCGCAAAGCTCTTGCCCTAACACTTAATGATACAAAAACAGCAGTTAACAAGCTCAACCAGATGGCCAATGTTGTTGTTGGCCTCATAGTGTCCGCTCTCTGGCTTCTTATTCTCGGCGTAGCAACGACACAATTCTTTGTATTCCTCAGTTCACAACTTCTTGTGGCGGTATTTGTATTCGGGAATACCTTGAAGACGATTTTCGAGGCAATTATCTTCTTATTCGTTATGCATCCTTTCGATGTTGGTGACCGCTGTGAAATTGAAGAGGTTCAG GTTGTTGTAGAGGAAATGAATATCATGACAACAGTCTTTCTTCGTTATGATAACCTGAAGATCTATTATCCAAACAGTGTACTTGCCACCAAACCAATTTTTAACTTCTATAGGAGTCCTGATATGGGAGAAGGGGTTGACTTCTCTATTCATGTAGCCACACCGATGGAAAAACTGACGCTCATGAAGGAAAGAATACTTCG TTACATTGACAGTAAGAAGGAACATTGGTACCCTGGTGCGATGGTTGTCCTCCGAGATGTAGATGACACCAACAAGCTGAAAGTATCCATATGGCTGCGGCACAGACTCAACTTCCAGGACATGGGTATGAGGTTTGTGAGGCGGGAACTCGTGCTCCAAGAGATGATCAGAGTCTTGAGGGACCTCGACATCGAGTACCGGATGTTGCCCCTTGATGTGAACGTGCGAAACGCGCCCCCTCTGCAATCCACGAGGATGCCGACGACGTGGAATTATTCATGA